From Saccharomyces kudriavzevii IFO 1802 strain IFO1802 genome assembly, chromosome: 11:
GCTAACCTCGATTTTGACGCTTTCGAGAAAGCAATCTTTTTGAGCGGCACAGCACCTGAGGCTGTAGCCGATACTGCGTTGCAGCGTATTGGGCTTACGGGACTGAACAAAAATCGATGGACATCAACGAGCTCAAACGGTCGGAAGATCTCAGCAGAGGTTTATCCAGCTATCCAACACAGATGTTCAATCTGATTAAGGAGAAATCTGAGGTGCCTTTAGGGCATGTGCATAAAATCCGGAAGAAAGTCGAATCACCTCCCAAAGAAGCACTGAAGCTTCTTTTAGCCCTGTTCGAAGTTGAACCAGAGTCGAAGGCCATTGTAGTTGCAAGCACAACAACCAACAAGTGGAAGAATTGGCCTGCTCTTGGAGGGAGTATTTCCGGGTGGTGTGGATACACGGGAAGCTGGGTGCTGCAGAAAAGGTGTCTCGCACGGAGGAGTTTGTCACTGACGGTAGCATGCGAGTTCTCATCGGAACGAAATTAGTCACTGAAGGAATTGACATTAAGGaattgatgatggtgatcaCGCTTGATAATAGACTTAATATTATTGCTCATTCAAGGCATGGGAAGACTAAGAGATGGAGGCCTCTGTTATATATTATCTAAAAAAACAGTTGGGCGGCAAGGAATCGGAGGGTGAATTATCACCAATTAAGGAAGGCTGTATAACCGAACAGGTGCGCGAGTTCTATGGActtgaatcaaagaaagggaaaaaggGCCAGCATGTTGGATGCTGTGGCTCCAGGACAGACCTGTCGGCAGACACAGTGGAACTGATAGAAAGAATGGACAGATTGGCTGAAAATGAGGCCACAGTCTCCGCGTTACCGTAGTTCCAGGAGAGAAATAGCAGTGACAGGTACAGAGAGTATTGCAGCAGCGATGAGGACAGCAACGCGGGCATTCATGATGGTACCACTGCTGATACTGCTGatagtgccaatgctagtgccaacgctagtgccaacgctagtgccaatgctagtgccaatgctagtgccaacgctagtgccaacgctagtgccaacgctagtgcctAGTgtgctagtgccaatgctagcgccaacgctagtgccaagCTAgtgctagtgccaacgctagtgccaatgctagtgccaacgctagtgccaaatgctagtgccaacgaGGACGCCAATACAGGCGGCAATGCTGAGAGTAATAGAATCCATCCAGTCACTGACATTATTAAAGAGCCATATAAGCGGAAAGGGAGTCAAATGGTTTTTCtagagagaaagaaactgaaagcACAGTTTCCCAATACTTCTGAGAATACGAATGTATTAGagtttcttggatttcGGTCTGACGAAATTAAACATCTTTTCCTCTATGGTATCGATATATACTTCTGCCCAGAGGGAGTGTTCACACAATACGGATTATGCAAGGGCTGTCAAAAGATGTTCGAGCTCTGCGTCTGCTGGCCTCGCCAGAAAGTATCGTATCGGAGTATAGCTTGGGAAGCACTAGCTGTGGAGAGAATGCTGCGAAATGACGAGGAATACAAGGAATACTTGGAAAATATCGAGCCATATCATGGGGACCCTGTAggatatttgaaattttttagcGTAAAGAAGAGAGAGATCTACTCTCAGatacaaagaaattatgcTTGGTACCTGGCTATTACTAGAAGAAGGGAAACAATTAGTGTATTGGATTCGACAAGAGGCAAGCAAGGGAGCCGAGTTTTCCGCATGTCTGGAAGGCAAATCGAAGAGTTGTATTTTGAAGCATGGAGCAACTTGCGCGAATCGAAGACGGGGGTGCTGCAGTACTTTTTGAACTGGGACGAGAAAAAGTGCCAGGAAGAATGGGAGGCAAAAGACGCTACGGTCGTTGTGGAGGCGCTCGAGAAACTTGGAGTTTTTCAGCGTTTGCGTTCCATGACAAGCGCTGGACTGCAGGGTCCGCAGTACGTCAAGCTGCAGTTTGGCAGGCATCATCAACGGCTGAGGAGCAGGTATGAATTAAGTTTAGGAATGCACTTGCGAGATCAGACTGCGCTGGGAGGTACCCCATCTAAACTGCCGCATTGGACGCCTTTCCTCTCGATGCTAATAGGCCTGTTCtacaataaaatattccGGCAGAGACTGGAGTATCTTTTGGAGCAGATTTCGGAGGTGTGGTTATTACCACATTGGCTTGATTTGGCAAACGTTGAAGTTCTCGCTGCAGATAACACGAGAGTACCACTGTACATGCTGATGGTAGCGGTTCACAAAGAGCTAGGTAGCGATGATGTTCCAGACGGTAAGattgatatattattatgtaGAGATTCCAGCAGAGAAGTTGGAGAGTGATGGACGTTGTTATAGCTGTCACTGATTATGTATTGTGTAGTATAttataagaaaattttgggagaatatatgttttttctaaatttcACTGTTTTGATTTAATGTTGGTTGCACAGTAGTAGCGAGAGACAACTGCGAAGGGGAAGGTTAACAAGacaaccaagaaaaagtaaacaaaaaaagaggtaGTGAGTGAGTAAGAGTTTCGCAAGAATATTAATGATTTGTAGCAGTGAGTAAGCAAGATGGTAGATCACAAGAGGATGTAAGGTTTGTAGTCTTGGTTGAAGGGTATCTGGAGTAGTTTAGGCTGAGGAAGCGGCAGAAGGTAGAAAAGGATACGTCATGGTTCGATGTGCTGAAAGTATGGCCGTATGGGCATGAAGGAAGAGAATCGCATGACTAAGGGCATGAGTATGGGAAATGTTAGAACAATAgtcaactatccatcaattaccgCTACAGCttattaatacattcaatcacgtaactagaagattatcatatacggtgttacgaagatgacaagaattatcagaccagtgaaagaagattctaAAAATCAATTATGCAGAAATTCTGACAAACCGACAATCAAGATGACACTTGCTCAACTTGAATACAACGGCAGTATCCCCGCCGAAACATTTCAAATAACGGTCACCACAATTCTTGCACTCCGCATCACCGAATGATTCGATAAGTCTACATGATGCGCAAAAGCAAGAGATGCCAATCAGCGCTACTAGTAATCTCCACTTtaattttcagaataaTGTTCAGACGTCAATAACCGCACTAAACACTCGAAACATAACTGGCTAACCAAAATATCACTGCTTACCTCACTAAAAATACTTTAGAACTATCCGACGGTACTATCCTTGCCCCTATTGTTAAACATGGAGACTTTTACTGGCTCTCCAAGGACTTTTTAATTCCGTCAACCTTACAGAGGCAAACTGCTAATAACGTTAACACCAGCAAATCTACACATAAATATCCGTACGCTTTGATTCATCGAATGCTTGGGCATGCAAACGCTAGAACAATTAGACATTCTCTCAAGAATAGTTCGATCACATACTTGAGAGAATCGGATGTAGACTGGTCTGATTCTACTACTTATCAATGTCCAGACTGTTTAGTTGGCAAAAGCACTAAACATAGACATGTCAAAGGATCACGACTAAAGTACCAAGAATCTTATCAACCCTTTCAGTACTTACATACCGATATATTTGGCCCTGTTCACCATCTGCCAAAGAGTGCACCTTCCTATTTTATCTCATTTACTGATGAGAAGACGAGATTCAAATGGGTTTATCCATTACTCGATCGTCGTGAGCAATCTATTTTAGAcgtatttacaaaaataatagccTTCATTGGCAATCAATTCAATGCCAACGTTTTAGTCGTACAAATGGACAGAGGACCCGAGTACACTAACAAGACCCTccgtaatttctttatggAACGCGGTATAACTCCATGCTatacaacaacagcagatTCCAGAGCACATGGTATTGCTGAACGATCAAACCGTACCTTATTAGACGACCGTCGCACACATCTACGGTGCAGCGGTTTATTAAATCGTCTATGGTTTTCAGCAGTCGAATTCTCCACCATTAtcagaaattctttaatttcgccaaaaaacaagaattacCCACGACAACATGCTGGTTTAGCAGGACTTGATATCAGTACTCTATTACCATTCGGTCAAACTGTTGTAGTCAACAATCACAGTCCcggttcaaaaatttgccCTCGTGGTATTCCTGGTTGCGCCTTACATCCATTACGAAACTCATATGGTTATATTATCTATGTtccatctttgaagaaaacaatagacACTACTGATTACGTTATTTGGCATGATGAACAATCCAGATTGGACCAATGCAATTATGATGCACTTACCTTTGAT
This genomic window contains:
- the SKDI11G3210 gene encoding integrase catalytic domain-containing protein, with amino-acid sequence MLGHANARTIRHSLKNSSITYLRESDVDWSDSTTYQCPDCLVGKSTKHRHVKGSRLKYQESYQPFQYLHTDIFGPVHHLPKSAPSYFISFTDEKTRFKWVYPLLDRREQSILDVFTKIIAFIGNQFNANVLVVQMDRGPEYTNKTLRNFFMERGITPCYTTTADSRAHGIAERSNRTLLDDRRTHLRCSGLLNRLWFSAVEFSTIIRNSLISPKNKNYPRQHAGLAGLDISTLLPFGQTVVVNNHSPGSKICPRGIPGCALHPLRNSYGYIIYVPSLKKTIDTTDYVIWHDEQSRLDQCNYDALTFDADINRLTAPYLLSFVNL
- the SKDI11G3200 gene encoding uncharacterized protein — its product is MLVPTLVPNASANEDANTGGNAESNRIHPVTDIIKEPYKRKGSQMVFLERKKLKAQFPNTSENTNVLEFLGFRSDEIKHLFLYGIDIYFCPEGVFTQYGLCKGCQKMFELCVCWPRQKVSYRSIAWEALAVERMLRNDEEYKEYLENIEPYHGDPVGYLKFFSVKKREIYSQIQRNYAWYLAITRRRETISVLDSTRGKQGSRVFRMSGRQIEELYFEAWSNLRESKTGVLQYFLNWDEKKCQEEWEAKDATVVVEALEKLGVFQRLRSMTSAGLQGPQYVKLQFGRHHQRLRSRYELSLGMHLRDQTALGGTPSKLPHWTPFLSMLIGLFYNKIFRQRLEYLLEQISEVWLLPHWLDLANVEVLAADNTRVPLYMLMVAVHKELGSDDVPDGKIDILLCRDSSREVGE